Below is a genomic region from Acidimicrobiales bacterium.
CCGACTTCGAGCAGTGGCGGGAGGTCCGCCGCCGCTGCCGCGACTGGCTCACCCGCTGGGAGCCCCGCTCGTCACCGGGCCACCCCGACGTGGTGGAGGACGCACGGGCGTTCGCCGCCCGCTGCGGCGCCCGGGACCGCGAGCGCCAGATGGGCAGCGGCTACGGGTTCGGCATCTTCGTGGCCGACCGCTTCGCCGGCGAGATCAACCTGAACGGCGTGCAGCGGGGCGCCTTCCAGAACGCCTACGTCGGCTACTGGATCGACCAGGCCCAGGCCGGGCGGGGCTACACCCCGGAGGCGGCGGTGGTGGCGTTCCGGTTCGCGTTCGAGGAGCTCGACCTGCACCGGTTGCAGATCGCCATCATCCCGCGGAACGGGCCCAGCCGCCGGGTCGCGTCCAAGCTCGGCCTCCGCGACGAGGGCACGGCCCTGCGCTACCTGGAGATCGACGGCCGCTGGGAGGACCATGTGCGCTACGCCATCACGTCGGAGGAGTGGGTCGAGCGCCGCGACGACTACCTGAAGCAGTGGGTCCTGTAGCCCCCGGTCTCTAGTTCTCCGGGACGCCGTCGTCAGGCGTCGAGGCCGAGGGCCCGGCGCTGGTCGGCCCACGTGGCGGCGCCCGTGCAGGCGGCGCGCTCGCGGCAGTAGCCGCAGGCCGGGCCGGGGGCGAGCTCGGCCCGGCGGCCGCCCATGCGCAGCTCGTACAGGGCGCGGGCCCCGTCGACGGTGCGGCGGGCGGCGCTGCGCAGCAGGTCCTCGGTGACGTCCTCGGCGTGGTACTGGCCCGAGTCGAGGTACCAGCTGGCCACGCGGAAGGGCGGGACGCCGGCCCGCAGCGTCTCCAGCAGGGCGTAGAAGCGGAGGTCGTCGGCGCAGGCCCGACCCGGCCTGCCCGTCTTGAAGTCCACGATGAGGACGTTTGCGGTCGTGCCGACGGGCCGCCCCAGCGCCAGGTCGACCCTGCCCCGCAGCCAGATGCGGTCGGCGCACAGGGACGCCGACAGGCTCGACTCCAGGCGGGGGCGCCACGACCGCTTGATCGGCGGGAACTCGTCGGCGAACTTCAGCACCCGGTCGAGGGCGGCGCCCCGCAGCTCGGCCACCTCGACCGGATCGGCGGTGAGGAGCCAGGCCCCGGGCCCCCGGTCCTGATCGGCGGCCAGGCGGTCGAGGGCGACGTCGACCAGCTCCTCGGGCGGCGGCGGCGTGCGCATGGTGGCGGACAGCTCGATGGCCTTGTGGGCGACGGCGCCCACCGCCGTGACCGGCGACCACCCGAACGGGACCGCCTCCTCGCTCATGGCATGGCGCTCGCAGGCGTGCACCTGGGACAGGGCCCGCTTGGTGACGCCGAGCTGCTGGTGGCCCAGGGCATCGGCCACGCCGGCCAGGGCCGTCTCCATCTCGTCGCGCAGGGCCAGGGCGAGGCCGGCGTCGAAGGTGGGGCGGGGAGCGCCCCACCCCAGCAGCCCGGTGAGGGCCCTGGCCTGGGTCGGCGTGAGCGCCCCGTCGCCGTCCACGCGCCAAAGGGTAGGGGAGGGGTGTGACGCGGCCGTGGACCGGTCGCCGCCGCCGGCCCCGCTGTCACACCCGGGTGCGACCATCGGCCCGTGGAGACGGAACGAGCGCCCCGGTTCTGGGAGCTTGCCCGGCGGGTGGCGGCCGAGGGCCGGCGGCTGGGCCTGGCGTCGCCCGGGTTCCGCACGCCGCCGGTCCTCCCCGGGGCGCGGCGCACGCTGCGGCGCACGTCGACCGGCGCGGTGGTGGCGGTGGCCGTGGCGTCACGGGGGCGGCCGCCGTCCGCCGTCCTGGCCGACCTGGTGGACGGGCTGGTGCTGGCCAACGGCCTGGCCGGCGACGAGGCGGCGGCGTGCCGGCGGTCCCTGCTGGCCGGGCTGTCGCCCTCGCTCCCCGGCCCGGGCGCGCCGGCCCCGGCCGAGTCCGCCGCCTGAGCCGGCGCCGCCGGCCGGCGGCGCGCTCCCGCCGGGACCTCGGTTCCGGCGTCAGATCGGGGCGCTATCCGCCCGACTTTGCCGCCTGAGCCGGCGCCGCCGGAGCCGGCGCGCCGGCTGAGGAGAGGTGCCCGGGGCGGGATTCGAACCCGCACGGCCCTCGCGGGCCAGAGGGGTTTAAGCCCCCCGCGTCTGGCCAGTTCCGCCACCCGGGCGACGGGGGGCCACCGTAGGCGTTCCCTGCGCGGGATCAGCGCCGGCGGCGCCCCCGGAGCAGCTCGCACCGCACCAGCGCCCCCGACGACGCCGACCGCACGGCGCAGTCGTCGGCCAGCCGGGCGACGATGTGGAGCCCCCGGCCGCCCGGCGTGTCCACCGGCGGCGGGTGGACCGGGGGGAGGAGGGCGTCGAACCCGGCACCGTCGTCCGACACGTCCACCAGCACCCGCCGGTCGTCGATCGACACGTGCACGTCGGCGGCCGTGCGGGCCACCCGCTCGGCGTTGGTGGTGAGCTCGTTGGCCAGGATCACCACGTCTTCCACCAGCTCGGGCTCGTCGGGCAGGCGGGCCTCGAGCCACGACTGGAGGCGCCGCCGGGCCCGGACGACGCTGCTGGCCGAGGGCACCACGTGCTGGTGGAACGAGCCGGGCGGGCGGCGGATGACGAGCAGGGCCGTGTCGTCACGGGGCCGGCCGCCCACGAACTCGAGCAGCGTCCGCTCGATGGCGTCGGCCACCTCCTCGGCAGGCTGGCCGGCGCACGAGGCCAACGCCGCCTCGAGCACGCCGTCGGCGAAGCGGCCCTCGGCCGAGCGCGCCTCGACCACGCCGTCGGTGAAGAGCACGAGCGTGTGGCCGGGATCGATGGTGAAGGTGACGTCGGCCAGGCGCGGGTGCTCCACCAGGCCCACGGCCGTCCCGTGCTCGCCCACCGGGCGCACCGAGCCGTCGCGGCCGAGCAGGAGGGGCT
It encodes:
- a CDS encoding PD-(D/E)XK nuclease family protein → MDGDGALTPTQARALTGLLGWGAPRPTFDAGLALALRDEMETALAGVADALGHQQLGVTKRALSQVHACERHAMSEEAVPFGWSPVTAVGAVAHKAIELSATMRTPPPPEELVDVALDRLAADQDRGPGAWLLTADPVEVAELRGAALDRVLKFADEFPPIKRSWRPRLESSLSASLCADRIWLRGRVDLALGRPVGTTANVLIVDFKTGRPGRACADDLRFYALLETLRAGVPPFRVASWYLDSGQYHAEDVTEDLLRSAARRTVDGARALYELRMGGRRAELAPGPACGYCRERAACTGAATWADQRRALGLDA
- a CDS encoding GNAT family protein; translated protein: MIRSLPLELRGRRVLLRPMVPADFEQWREVRRRCRDWLTRWEPRSSPGHPDVVEDARAFAARCGARDRERQMGSGYGFGIFVADRFAGEINLNGVQRGAFQNAYVGYWIDQAQAGRGYTPEAAVVAFRFAFEELDLHRLQIAIIPRNGPSRRVASKLGLRDEGTALRYLEIDGRWEDHVRYAITSEEWVERRDDYLKQWVL